In the Pogona vitticeps strain Pit_001003342236 chromosome 2, PviZW2.1, whole genome shotgun sequence genome, GATTTAGAAATGAAAGGACATACATTCAGGAAGAGTAGCAATGATATGCAAAGCTATGtttgaaaagaggaggaaaaaatagaATTCCTTATGTTTCAATTTAATGTTTCAGGTGGAAATGGGCATGAAAAATCATGAAATAGTGCCTGCTAGCTTGATTGCATCCATTGCCAGTCTCAAACATGGGGGATGTAACAAAACTTTAAGAGAATTGGCAAAGCACAGGCTCTTGGCTTATGAGCGAACTAAAAGTAAGTATGAATGATTTTTATATTATTGACATTGTTTGGGTACATTTTTTGTGAATACAGCCATTGAAAACTGGGGGAGACCACAAGACACGCCATGTTAGGTTGCTGTAAATCACTGAGTTGCTGTAAATCACTGAGTGTCACCTTTTCTAGTCCAACCCAAAAGGCTTGATTTAAAAGCATGCTATACTGTGGACAGAACATATGCAGCTTATGTAGTCCTTACAGCCTGTTGGGAGAAGTGAAGGTGTCCTTTCTTTAGAAGATCATTGGCTTTGTTAAAATATTCTCATTGGTTTAAAAGAGCACTCTGTATCATGATAATGCACACACATTCCACTTGTTAGTGTTTTTATTTCAATTCTTCAGCTGTCCAGGGATATCGATTAACTAATGGAGGATACGATTACCTTGCCTTGAAAACGCTTTCTTCTCGACAAGTTGTCTGCTCTGTTGGAAACCAGATGGGTGTTGGGAAAGAATCAGGTATTTTCcatcctggtgatttatttgtgtgttttttaaaaaatcataaaatacagtgattattttgaaaaactggtcattctgtgtttgttttcttataCAGCATAAATATATTCTTTGTAAATTCTTGGTGTACTATTTATCAGTGATCTGCATCCAACTAATTTGAGCATTTAATTCAACAGAACTCGGTGTAAATGTCATGTTAATCATATAATGCCCCATTCTAAAATCTGTTTGTAAGGCAGTTAGTAAAAGAATATGATTTGAATAtgctaaaaatatatttttctaacaaTCCCAACATGACTGAAACATGTGTTTTATAGATATTTATGTTGTCGCAAATGAAGAAGAAGAGCAGTTGGCATTAAAATTGCATCGGCTTGGGCGGACTTCCTTTCGGAACTTAAAAAACAAGCGCGATTACCATAAACACAGGCACAAGATGTCATGGCTTTACCTGTCACGCCTTGCTGCAATGAAAGAATTTGCCTATATGAAGGTATTGTTTGTCTCCTTCATACCTGGCTCCTGaacaactaccgtgtttccctgaaaatagaacagagtcttatattaattttcgcgctaaaatgcattagggcttttttttcaggggatgctttacgtttttcatgtacaacaatctacatttattcagatatagtcaggtcatcttttggttgctgcacaatggtgcaggGCAAGGTTTCATTTATCAAAGGCTTACAGTATTTATcaagggcttatattatgagcatcctgaaaaatcatactagagtttattttcaggttaggtcttatttttgggaaaacagggtttgGATTAAAAGAAGTTTACAGCAGCTTTTTGCAGTTTTGTTTTCAAACACAGAGAGAATTGATTTTCCCCAGAATGTCTCTATAGGTTGGCTTATTACTAACTGGCATAAATGGGGAAAGATACTCTTTTAGATGTCAACTCCCTAAATCCCAATTTTTTTCCATCTTATATATAtgattgtatgtatgtgtgtgtttgcttgctgctttggttttagttttttttGTGGTTTTCTAACTATGATCTATTTACTTTTTTATGAACAACTTACAGTACCCCGGGTTTGATAAGGCCAAGATAAATATTTTCTTAATCCCTACTAACAGTTTTTAAACTATACAGTATCTGTAAGAAAGGCCTGGACTAATGTTTCAACTCTGGGGATTTTTTGGGAGGGCAGGCTTTGCATGACCGAAGATTTCCTGTTCCCAAACCTTACGACTACAACAGACATGCAGTTGTCATGGAACTTGTCAATGGCTATCCGCTGTAAGTATGAGTGTCTTTGTGGCACAGATCAAATTATGATTTTCCTAAGGTGGTGGttattacctttttttaaatcctaCTCATCCTCCAagtgtattattatttatttgtcataTCTATAGCCCATGTTTCCTTCCGTGAGGTCAAGTAGCATATATGGCTCCCTTTCTCATGCCTTGTGCATATATCAACAAAACTGCAAAGTAGGTCAGACTGACTGACCTAAGGTCACCCAAGGAGTTTTCCTGGCTAAATGGAGATGAAGTGCTAGTCCCAGTCTAGCACATTTCCAAGAACAGCACATTGGCTCTcaggtgtttggcactttccagccctgcctcttccGGTGGATGCCCACTCAGAGACGGCCCCAAGAGGAGCCAGGGCTGGGAAGCAGCGAAACCCTGTTCATCTGAAGGACAGACTGGCACGAACCACCAGatcggtggttcgtgcccatctctactctcagGTCATTCTTGTTTGTGGCTTTTTGGCAGTGTCTTATGCTGTTACTTGTCGTAAGAAATAGTATCCAGCCAAAAGTCTTCCCCAAgtgttattaattttaaaatatctctgtttTAAGTTTCATACAAATAACCCAGAGTTATATTAGTCTAGAAgtcttatttttatgttgttataTTCCTTAGGGGCATTGTCTTCCTTTCTAAATATTAATTGTTTTTCAGATTGAAATGTGTGTTCTATTTTGTGCTGCTTACTGGATAACTTAAGTTCAGAAATGACATTTGGAATTCACATTCTGATCCATCTAATAAGGCACACCTGTTTAGCAAGGGCCCTCTCTGCTAATtcagaaacaaacacacagaaTTTCTAGCTGCAGAAATATTAATCTGTGAAACTTTAGTATTTTCAGGTTAAACAGACAGACTAATTCTGATGTTTGTGTTGGGTAATATGGCCTTTTCGGTAGCTGACTTTAAAAGGATGTGAACAGCTTTTGGGTTGTATAAATTTTTTCGCATCCATTTTGGAGTGTGAGCATGTtgatgtttagttgttaagtcatgtccgactctttgtgaccctgtggaccagagcacgccaggccctcctgtcttccactgccccccagagcttggtcaaattcatgttggtagcttcgatgacactgtccaaccatctcatcttctgtcattcccttctcctcttaccttcactgtttcccaacatcagtcttttccagggagtcttctcttctcatgagatgtccaaagtattagagcctcagcttcagaatctgtccttccagtgagcactcagggttgatttccttcaaaatggataggtttgttctccttgcagtccaggggactctctcaagagtctcctccagcagcacaattcaaaagcatcaattcttcggcggtgagccttctttatggtccagctcacgtcgttaagcgaggcaccactgtatttttctttgcagcatcagactttcctttcacttccagcgtgtccgcagctgagcgtcctttcagctttggcccaaccacttcattagctctgaagctacttgttcctcagtagcatgttggacaccttccgacctgaggggttcatcttccagcgtcatatcttttagccatttgtttctgtccatggagttttcttggcaaagatactggagtggcttgccagttcctgctccatatggatcatgtttagtcagaactctccactgtgacctgtccgtcttgggtgtccctgcacggcatagcccatagcttctcggaattactcaagccccttcaccacgacaaggcagcaatctgtgaaggggatatTTAAGATGCCGCAAGGCTCTTTGAATAGTTTTGTCAATTATACccccttttatttttgaaaataaactcCCCAGACATTGCTCAACTAAAGCCTTTATTCTGAAAACAGTTTCTACCTgttagtttctctctctcttttttttaatatactttaCACTCAGTCTGTATCCTGTCCCTTTCTGTCTCAACTTTTAAAGTTGGAGCTCTCTAGGCATCTCATATCTCAGTTTCCAGATAGTCAGCCAACAGGTACACCTTGTTGATAAATCTGTTGCTGAGCTAATAGTCAGATCTTTCATATGCAATATTCAGGGGTTATCACATAGACATAGCACTGTTTTCTCCTGACTTAGTTTTGTATCAGTTTAATTTATAAATTTTGAAATTgcttattctgttttgttttctgttttgtttggttttttgcctTCTAGATGTCAAGTTCATCATCTTGAAGACCCTGCCTCTCTATATAATGAATTGATGGAATTAATTGTCAAACTTGCTAACCATGGCTTGATCCATGGTGATTTTAATGAGTTCAATCTCATGTTGGATAATGAGGATCGGGTCACAATGATTGATTTCCCACAAATGGTGTCAACCTCTCATCCAAATGCTGAATGGTATGTGAACAACTTTGGTGTCTTGCCAAGGTCTAGCTATTTGATGCTTGTAGTAAcaagtatatttttaattgcagtaAATAATTCAAATACCGTATACATCAGAATCTATATCTGTGTGATGAGTGATCAGTACTAAGTAGGACTGTTACAGCTTGATAATTTGAAGATCAGTTAATCTGTGTAATTTTTGTTACTGTCATTTAGGTATTTTGACAGAGATGTGAAATGTATTCGCGATTTCTTCATGAAACGTTTCAACTTTGAAAGTGAGCTCTATCCAACTTTCAAGGATATTAGGTAAACTGTGTGGTATATTTCAAAAATACGGGCTGCTTCACATTCTTCCCTTAGCATGCCAATATAGCCATATTATCCCTAAGAAGCATTTACCCCTCTTGAGTGCTGAGAGAGTTTGCCAGGCAGGCCTTCTGGGGTAGAGCTGATACTGCCTGGCTCTCCTTTCTGAAACTGctacaatgtgtttttttcaagTTATAAAAAACCAATATAATTCAAAGAGCCTTACGGCATCTTAAATATTAATCATGTAGCATAAATTTTCATGGAAAGAGCCCCCTTTCTTCAGAGGCCTCCGAAATCCACAAAGGCTTCGAACAAGTACAtcctctttaaggtgccacatgactTATTGATAAATTACTGTACCCTTTTGGCTATTCTGTTAAAAATGTTATTGCAATATGGATTTTGGAATCTGCCTTATAACCAGCATGGCTACCTATGTTTTTGTATgaatttattttatctgttgagTCATAAATAATATTCCTGATTTATTATGATTCCTGGAAGTGTAAATATTAGACCACTTAGGGTAAAAAATTACCACAAGGTACAGACAAGCTGCCTTGTTGTGTGTTATTACCATTGGCCAGTACAGTTAACTTTGATGTTCTGGAAGTATTCCAAGAGGTTTGTTGCTCGCTACAGTTCTGATGAAGAAAAGATAGCCAGTCTATTGGTAGACTAATATCTGATGAGAGTAACGAGGTGAGATTTTCCCTTCTGACATACATGGTGTACAAATCTCCCCGCCCCTGGattctgaaaaatgcagaagtatcaaATGCTATACATTGGCTCTGGCCCGCTTTAGTTGCCAGTTCTGGTGAATATACTCtgggaatatgtatttctgagggGTTTTTAGCTACTGtagtattttcagactgcagataaatgaataaatggatactgatcccacagttGCGGGGGCCCTACCGTACTTCAGGGATGGCAAATCATGCAGTCCCTGTGATTtctttaattataatttttattttatttcattttttgcagTCCCTCAAAAGAGAATTGCACCTTCTTTGGGACATGATGTCCTTTGAAATATCAAATTGTGTGCACATACATTCACACCCTCTTATTTTATCCCAAATCCCATGGATTATTTTCCAGGGCATCAAACCAGGAGTAACATCCTAGTAATTTCCACTTCCACATTGTGCTGTAGCCTCTAGAGAGTATGCTCGGTGCTTCCCATGAAACGTACTCAGTGTCCATATATACTCCCAGGTTTTCCTAGAACATGTGCTTGATTAAAGCTGtcatgatctttttttaaaagtctgaatggAAACCTGTCACTGTTCCTTCTTACAGTCATTATCCATccccatttcttttaaaactgacTTTATTTAGAAACACACATTCTTTTAAAGGAGGTTCTGAAATCCGTCTCAGGATTCAAgatcatctctttttcttttctttttttcactccACTTCTTTTAGGAAGCACAGTGTTTGACAAAATATATCCAAGTAATAGGGGCATACTTGGTGTACAAGTGTAAATGTCACAGATCCAGCATTACTTCAGAAAAGCTGCTTTCTTCTGAAGGTGTACTCATGGTCAGTGGAGAAATAATTCATGCCTGACTGCCTATTTTTCTGCTCTACCAGGAGAGAGTGTTCTCTTGATGTGGAAATTGCAGCCAGTGGCTACACCAAAGAAATGCAAGAAGATGATGAACTTCTTCACCCAGCTTGCCCTGATGATGAGAGTCATAAAATTGCTGATGCACAAAACCCTGAAAGAGGAATATGCGTGTGCAGTGGCACGGATCAAGCAACTGTCGGAGATGTCACCGATGAGGTAGAGGAAGCCTCTGAAGATTTGGGGCACCCCAGTGAAGAGGGCAGTGCCGATGAAAGTGAACAAAGTTTAGATCTGCGGGAGTTCGGCTGTGCCTTACAAGAAGATGAAGGGCAAATTACTGCTGCTAGAGATGGGGCTAATGCAGACAGCTCTGTAATTGATTTTTCTGTGgataaaaagaaaattgaaaaatccacaaaaattGAAGATCAAGGAGGTCAAGAAGACGATCCTGCTGACAGAGCATATGAAGATGAATGTCCTGATCTGGTAGACTTGTCCACGTTGAATAAAGAATTCAGGCCTTTCAGGTATAGATTTCTATTGATCATTCAGAGAATTACCAtatcttgtttctttgttgtcTCCTTCAAAAAGATGAGCTTCTCTGAAGCATTAggatttttgaaaagaaatatgCTTGTGTAAGACTCAAACAATAGTGCTTGTTTCAAAGCTCAGCATATGCAGTACACTTGGTCTTACAGGCTGACATTCTGACTGACTGGCTAAGGGTATAAAAACGTTTACACTACTGCCATAGGTTTGCAGGTCTCATGGTTTGTCCCTCTTAGAGAAATGATACAGTTGTGCTGCATGTAGCCACTTTGCATTAATACTGCTTTGTTGTTTTATAATAGCATCCATTTACCCCTGTTTCATTCATTCTTCTAATGGATTGAACACTAGTTATATTTTTACGTCAAGGACAGTAACTCTACCTTATTGCTGCTTTCAGATACTTTAAAGGCTTTCACTGTattgtgtttaaataaacttgCAAACTAACAGCACATCTTAATTCACTGCCATGCCCAGCCTGCATCTAACTTAgtttatcattttctttcttctaccTATAGAAAACTAAGATTGAAAATGGAGGCTGCCACCTCTTAATTCTACTTGCAGTGGAGGTGGTTGCGCAGGGGCAGATCATAAGCATCCAAGTGGCTGTATA is a window encoding:
- the RIOK2 gene encoding serine/threonine-protein kinase RIO2, encoding MGKLNVVLLRYLSRDHFRVLTAVEMGMKNHEIVPASLIASIASLKHGGCNKTLRELAKHRLLAYERTKTVQGYRLTNGGYDYLALKTLSSRQVVCSVGNQMGVGKESDIYVVANEEEEQLALKLHRLGRTSFRNLKNKRDYHKHRHKMSWLYLSRLAAMKEFAYMKALHDRRFPVPKPYDYNRHAVVMELVNGYPLCQVHHLEDPASLYNELMELIVKLANHGLIHGDFNEFNLMLDNEDRVTMIDFPQMVSTSHPNAEWYFDRDVKCIRDFFMKRFNFESELYPTFKDIRRECSLDVEIAASGYTKEMQEDDELLHPACPDDESHKIADAQNPERGICVCSGTDQATVGDVTDEVEEASEDLGHPSEEGSADESEQSLDLREFGCALQEDEGQITAARDGANADSSVIDFSVDKKKIEKSTKIEDQGGQEDDPADRAYEDECPDLVDLSTLNKEFRPFRDEGTQFSISDYRTRTTSVTSVDSTGNLSTIPPELVKQKIKRQLTKQQKAALRRRLQKGEASVYTKQRREHMHNIKSSLEAANFWG